A stretch of the Streptomyces ortus genome encodes the following:
- a CDS encoding eCIS core domain-containing protein: protein MRLRSEQSDGDTSGAGQKASPAPRPLTSAEVTSLQRLADPGVVARDAGPDQHVHGSGCGHNGGESVGPDTQSALLASAVSSPSRPLSGALRAEADAFYQNDFSNARIHDNHVAQRATEALGAQAMTVGAHVFLGPGMAGNKEVMGHELGHVDKNLRGIQETGDDNGAGLSVTNPGQDSERTAAADGAAFAAGARTAPSAGGNRHRTAPARVLQRSADGAAIARMRFLQSTAGNGAVARLLGPGTAPVQRAGTGDKKTPRQTAKEIDKAVKEKWDKAYGGGRHGQGPDEVRRRYARSMEDDATSQTLSHQAFLVYDAVAGVQEERGAKDDREREVQGMLINNRLLFASNYNESMDELKKFTTGGGEDGYADMVSTHQSTPGRERGMAGPDAREYSDRVNRADLKTQAVMAGQRGGEDDATAEALRARHGKPVALVSIRKPQELHLLLTSEKFEGSIFLLTFEEEKGLLHAEQKLLLALHRSGIKPKEVRGKHAIMGRYRGCLCCTAALEYYRSTAGFGNLDFDPNPGFYYWESLENLYRHQAHVVNDPDFKNYMLNLVSQMPATPALSRMQPSEDAYENNGPESIVEAGLAARRNYRTPSLSDVEMDYDESGQRVFSSYHRVQDIAGTEAGAARVGQGSDQIKSRLRADRIITNPKHRQHLQETWLRGSVEAKVSILKYWEMEVRASRAELAEIISQVDGERSLEAIKSAIYRYVKDRTGGEARDGREAGAPVIRRPEKGKYAEKKPDAGKKKSSKPSRKSMNKESSGWATIKSMMTDDFYSEWRRREKGKEKSHIEPRSMPPALAQSVAALSNEYTVSSMARMLHMAERSLTRLVNKVEAANVPDGQASGSAYEHDVPMSGIDDVPNGQTYEDDVPMSGMDDGDASGTGYFMAPSAPGSSHFYPDVGPSTGTAQDSDFPGYTEQVDRIGQVTYVDDETGSVSIWDETAHRMVVIREPVEESGGDQIY, encoded by the coding sequence ATGCGATTACGGTCGGAGCAGTCGGACGGGGATACGTCAGGCGCTGGGCAGAAGGCCTCGCCCGCACCCCGTCCGCTCACCTCCGCGGAAGTGACCTCGCTCCAACGCCTGGCGGATCCCGGCGTGGTCGCTCGTGACGCGGGGCCGGACCAGCATGTCCACGGGTCCGGCTGCGGTCACAACGGTGGCGAGAGCGTCGGCCCCGACACCCAGAGTGCGCTGCTGGCGTCCGCCGTCTCCTCGCCGAGCCGGCCGCTGTCCGGTGCGCTGCGAGCCGAGGCGGACGCTTTCTACCAGAACGACTTCTCCAACGCCCGTATCCACGACAACCACGTGGCGCAGCGGGCGACCGAGGCCCTGGGCGCACAGGCGATGACGGTGGGGGCACATGTCTTCCTGGGGCCTGGCATGGCCGGCAACAAGGAGGTCATGGGTCACGAGCTGGGCCATGTCGACAAGAACCTCAGGGGCATCCAAGAGACCGGCGACGACAACGGCGCCGGCCTCAGCGTGACCAACCCCGGACAGGACTCCGAGCGGACAGCGGCGGCCGACGGTGCGGCCTTCGCGGCAGGTGCCCGCACGGCCCCGTCAGCCGGCGGAAATCGCCACAGGACCGCGCCGGCCAGGGTGCTCCAGCGCTCTGCCGATGGGGCCGCCATTGCCCGGATGCGTTTCCTGCAGAGCACTGCGGGCAATGGCGCCGTCGCACGCCTCCTCGGTCCGGGTACAGCTCCCGTGCAGCGCGCGGGCACGGGCGACAAGAAGACGCCCCGGCAGACGGCGAAAGAGATCGACAAGGCAGTCAAGGAAAAGTGGGACAAGGCCTACGGCGGCGGACGGCACGGCCAGGGCCCCGATGAGGTCCGGCGACGGTACGCGCGTTCCATGGAGGACGACGCGACCTCTCAGACCCTCTCTCACCAGGCTTTCCTGGTATACGACGCCGTCGCGGGGGTCCAGGAGGAGCGGGGCGCGAAAGACGACCGGGAGCGCGAGGTCCAGGGCATGCTGATCAACAACCGGCTGCTCTTCGCCTCGAACTACAACGAGTCGATGGACGAGCTCAAGAAGTTCACGACCGGCGGCGGCGAAGACGGTTACGCGGATATGGTCTCGACGCACCAGAGCACGCCTGGCCGGGAGCGTGGGATGGCGGGACCCGATGCCCGGGAGTATTCGGACCGAGTGAACAGGGCCGATCTCAAGACCCAGGCAGTCATGGCGGGACAGCGTGGCGGGGAGGACGACGCCACAGCCGAGGCGCTACGCGCGCGTCACGGCAAGCCCGTGGCACTGGTAAGCATCAGGAAGCCGCAAGAGCTGCACCTTCTGCTCACCAGCGAAAAGTTCGAAGGCTCGATCTTCTTGCTCACCTTCGAAGAGGAGAAAGGGCTGCTGCACGCCGAGCAGAAGCTGCTGCTGGCTCTGCACCGGTCCGGGATCAAACCCAAGGAGGTCCGCGGCAAGCACGCCATCATGGGCCGCTACCGTGGCTGCCTCTGCTGCACCGCAGCCCTGGAGTACTACCGGAGCACGGCGGGGTTCGGGAACCTCGACTTCGACCCGAACCCCGGCTTCTACTACTGGGAATCGCTGGAGAACCTCTACCGGCACCAGGCGCACGTCGTCAACGACCCCGATTTCAAGAACTACATGCTGAACCTCGTGTCGCAGATGCCGGCCACGCCCGCCCTGTCGCGCATGCAGCCGTCCGAGGACGCCTACGAAAACAACGGCCCGGAGAGCATCGTGGAGGCCGGGCTCGCCGCACGGAGGAACTACAGGACCCCGTCCCTCAGCGACGTCGAGATGGACTACGACGAGAGCGGGCAGCGAGTCTTCTCCTCCTACCACCGTGTGCAAGACATCGCGGGCACCGAGGCGGGCGCCGCCCGTGTCGGCCAGGGCTCGGACCAGATCAAGTCGAGACTGCGCGCCGATCGCATCATCACCAACCCAAAACACCGGCAGCATCTCCAGGAAACTTGGCTCAGGGGATCGGTGGAAGCCAAGGTATCCATCTTGAAGTACTGGGAGATGGAAGTGCGGGCGAGCCGTGCGGAGCTCGCCGAGATCATCAGCCAGGTGGACGGTGAGCGGAGCCTGGAGGCCATCAAGTCCGCCATTTACCGGTACGTGAAGGATCGGACCGGGGGTGAGGCCCGCGACGGTCGTGAAGCCGGAGCGCCCGTCATCCGCAGGCCGGAGAAGGGCAAGTACGCCGAGAAGAAGCCGGACGCCGGCAAGAAGAAGTCATCCAAACCAAGCCGCAAGTCGATGAACAAGGAATCCTCCGGCTGGGCCACGATCAAGTCGATGATGACGGACGACTTCTACTCCGAGTGGCGCCGAAGGGAAAAGGGCAAGGAGAAGTCGCACATCGAGCCCAGGAGCATGCCCCCCGCCCTGGCCCAGAGTGTGGCCGCACTCAGCAACGAGTACACCGTGTCGTCGATGGCACGAATGCTGCACATGGCAGAACGGTCCCTCACCCGTCTCGTCAACAAGGTGGAGGCGGCCAACGTCCCGGACGGCCAGGCATCCGGGTCGGCGTACGAGCATGATGTGCCGATGTCCGGAATAGACGACGTCCCGAACGGCCAAACGTACGAGGATGATGTGCCGATGTCCGGAATGGACGACGGGGACGCTTCGGGGACCGGCTACTTCATGGCTCCGTCCGCCCCGGGCAGTTCCCACTTCTACCCGGACGTGGGGCCGTCCACCGGCACCGCTCAGGACAGCGACTTCCCGGGCTACACCGAACAGGTCGACCGCATCGGGCAGGTGACCTACGTCGACGACGAAACCGGCTCCGTCAGCATCTGGGACGAAACCGCCCACCGCATGGTCGTGATCCGGGAACCGGTCGAGGAAAGCGGCGGGGACCAGATTTATTAG
- a CDS encoding SMI1/KNR4 family protein: MRSNFGDFAADPESGTVAERLRTVEQWRSYLAEYGAAVLRVSAEGELSNVSDERRATGWLGYEGADEQRIAALEDRLGTRLPPSYRSFLGASDGWSHLGPFMYEMCTTGVLDWLDDDDADMYMDTYDDEPDDASECVRGPVLLIADEGDAQRWLLDSGDVSQDGEWAAYTWSSWAPGLSDRYGSFAELVVAERNSFEELKGHEGSAVHPEGAEELVAEGRAQALRGEAERAAATFEQAAVKGSGAGAYLAVILGAFLDLTYAHHQVRNGILGRPHVIEAVGLEQVRAEAVPLYLRRTVEEYGPGRDFSSVLVPELRMSEGKPVTDWIPHATATAPPTLPESPVFQEALDAARTIALSGATDDAWTVIETALPHWHSEWPHRIAPVVLLTDPAFREVITASRARLVVTTPRGEARERHQPG, from the coding sequence GTGCGATCAAACTTCGGGGATTTTGCCGCCGACCCGGAAAGCGGGACGGTCGCGGAGCGACTCAGGACCGTCGAACAGTGGCGCTCCTACCTGGCTGAGTACGGTGCCGCCGTTCTGCGGGTGTCGGCCGAGGGCGAGTTGTCCAACGTCAGCGACGAGCGGCGGGCCACCGGATGGCTGGGCTACGAGGGCGCGGACGAACAGCGGATCGCGGCTCTGGAGGACCGGCTCGGCACCCGGCTCCCGCCCAGCTATCGCTCGTTCCTGGGCGCCTCCGACGGCTGGTCACACCTCGGGCCGTTCATGTATGAGATGTGTACGACCGGCGTCCTCGACTGGCTCGACGACGATGACGCCGACATGTACATGGACACCTATGACGACGAGCCGGACGACGCGAGCGAGTGTGTCAGGGGCCCCGTCCTGCTCATCGCGGACGAGGGCGACGCCCAGCGGTGGCTGCTGGACTCCGGGGACGTGTCGCAGGACGGGGAGTGGGCCGCGTACACGTGGTCGAGTTGGGCGCCGGGGCTGAGCGACCGGTACGGGTCCTTCGCCGAGCTGGTCGTGGCGGAGCGCAACTCGTTCGAGGAACTCAAGGGCCACGAAGGCAGCGCCGTTCATCCAGAGGGTGCCGAGGAGCTGGTGGCCGAAGGCCGTGCGCAGGCCCTGCGGGGCGAGGCCGAGAGGGCTGCGGCCACCTTCGAGCAGGCCGCCGTCAAGGGGTCGGGGGCCGGTGCCTACCTGGCCGTCATACTGGGCGCCTTCCTCGACCTGACCTACGCGCATCACCAGGTCCGCAACGGCATCCTCGGGCGCCCGCATGTCATCGAGGCGGTCGGCCTCGAACAGGTACGCGCGGAGGCCGTGCCGCTGTATCTGCGTCGCACGGTGGAGGAGTACGGACCTGGGAGGGACTTCTCGTCGGTGCTCGTGCCGGAGCTCCGTATGTCCGAAGGCAAGCCCGTCACGGACTGGATCCCCCACGCCACCGCGACCGCCCCGCCGACGCTTCCCGAATCCCCCGTCTTCCAGGAGGCCCTGGACGCGGCCCGGACGATCGCCCTGTCCGGCGCCACCGACGACGCCTGGACCGTCATAGAGACCGCTCTGCCCCACTGGCACTCCGAGTGGCCGCACCGTATAGCCCCGGTCGTGCTCCTTACCGACCCGGCCTTCCGTGAGGTGATCACCGCATCCCGGGCCCGTCTCGTCGTCACCACGCCGCGGGGCGAGGCGCGCGAGCGGCACCAGCCCGGGTGA
- a CDS encoding amylo-alpha-1,6-glucosidase: MTADRPGPAFSVRDIPFSTNGSWFDISPVVAEKTYTEDLHLVSHQNGMHAVLRLTPLDAATGERAGTGVEATPGLLSWTCAAGRVDLAYESPETVRLRGTGLSLRVCAAARALTPFSGTYFFHDAAADAYVFTSYETGRRYRVTVLAGTVTDVFGGQALGGADRGLTLDGGTDARTTWEIAVEELDTARPPYAPTTTFDKIVEVARNSFADFVDTVAPWRSSLTPAAELAAYVVWSATVRPGGLVTRPAVLMSKHWMDKVWSWDHCFNALALAPGLPELAWDQYHLPFDHQDETGALPDSVTHSEVLRNFVKPPVHGWAFGHLRRRLRTSPTQDQLVETYDRLARWTDFWLTARRAPDAVLPHYQHGNDSGWDNATTFDPERVVVTADLAAFLTLQLRELADLATRLGRPKEADRWILAAEATQTAMLDQLWTGDRFVAQGVDSGDTWHSSSLLDLMPIVLGEHLPDEISEALATRIEAHLTPYGLATELPTSSHYLSDGYWRGPIWAPATVLMEDGLRRAGHHRLADDISARFRALCETHGFAENFDALTGTGLRDRAYTWTASSYLLLAEAHAGRGVH; the protein is encoded by the coding sequence ATGACCGCCGACCGCCCCGGCCCGGCCTTCTCCGTCCGCGACATCCCGTTCAGCACGAACGGATCCTGGTTCGACATCTCGCCCGTGGTGGCCGAGAAGACATACACCGAGGATCTCCACCTCGTCTCGCACCAGAACGGTATGCACGCCGTTCTGCGCCTGACGCCGCTCGACGCCGCGACGGGCGAGCGGGCCGGGACCGGCGTGGAGGCGACACCGGGCCTGCTGAGCTGGACCTGCGCGGCCGGCCGTGTGGATCTCGCCTACGAGTCGCCGGAAACCGTACGCCTGCGGGGTACGGGGCTGTCGCTGAGGGTGTGCGCGGCGGCCCGTGCACTCACCCCGTTCAGCGGCACCTACTTCTTCCATGACGCGGCGGCCGACGCGTACGTGTTCACGTCGTACGAGACCGGGCGCCGCTACCGCGTCACCGTGCTGGCCGGCACGGTGACCGACGTGTTCGGCGGCCAGGCCCTCGGCGGCGCCGACCGGGGCCTCACCCTCGACGGCGGCACAGATGCCCGGACCACCTGGGAAATCGCGGTCGAGGAACTTGACACGGCCCGCCCGCCGTACGCGCCGACAACGACCTTCGACAAGATCGTCGAGGTCGCGCGGAACTCCTTCGCGGACTTCGTCGACACGGTGGCCCCTTGGCGCTCGTCCCTCACCCCGGCCGCCGAACTCGCCGCCTACGTGGTGTGGTCCGCGACCGTACGTCCGGGAGGGCTCGTCACCCGTCCCGCCGTACTGATGTCCAAGCACTGGATGGACAAGGTCTGGAGCTGGGACCACTGCTTCAACGCGCTCGCGCTGGCCCCCGGTCTCCCCGAACTGGCCTGGGACCAGTACCACCTGCCCTTCGACCACCAGGACGAGACCGGGGCACTGCCCGACTCGGTCACCCACTCCGAGGTCCTCCGCAACTTCGTCAAACCCCCCGTCCACGGCTGGGCGTTCGGTCACCTGCGCCGTCGGCTGCGGACGTCCCCCACCCAGGATCAGCTGGTGGAGACCTACGACAGGCTGGCGCGCTGGACCGACTTCTGGCTCACCGCACGCCGTGCCCCCGACGCCGTACTGCCCCACTACCAGCACGGCAACGACAGCGGCTGGGACAACGCAACCACCTTCGACCCCGAACGTGTGGTCGTCACCGCGGACCTGGCCGCCTTCCTCACCCTCCAGCTCCGGGAACTCGCCGACCTGGCCACGCGCCTGGGCAGACCCAAGGAGGCAGACCGGTGGATTCTCGCCGCCGAGGCAACGCAGACAGCGATGCTCGACCAGCTCTGGACCGGTGACCGGTTCGTCGCCCAAGGGGTCGACAGCGGCGACACCTGGCACAGTTCCAGCCTTCTCGACCTGATGCCCATCGTGCTGGGGGAGCATCTGCCGGACGAGATCAGCGAGGCGCTGGCCACCCGCATCGAGGCCCATCTGACCCCCTACGGCCTGGCCACGGAGCTGCCGACCTCGTCGCACTACCTCTCCGACGGCTACTGGCGCGGCCCCATCTGGGCCCCCGCCACGGTCCTCATGGAGGACGGACTGCGTCGCGCGGGACACCATCGTCTGGCCGACGACATCAGTGCCCGCTTCCGCGCCCTGTGCGAGACCCACGGCTTCGCCGAGAACTTCGACGCCCTGACCGGAACGGGCCTGCGCGACCGCGCCTACACCTGGACCGCCAGCAGCTACCTCCTCCTCGCCGAAGCACACGCAGGCCGAGGCGTTCACTGA
- a CDS encoding carbohydrate ABC transporter permease, producing the protein MNRNAGRTWWKTAVGVLLTALMLFPVYWMFNVSLTRDQDMRKSPPDLFPTHVTLDGYRKVLDEQLPYLGTSLVIGLGTVLLTVALAAPAGYALAKLRPRGGGILNFVLLAAQMIPGIIMAMGFYAVYLQLGLLQSVPGLIVADSTLAVPFGVLIFTAFMSGIPGELLQAAKTDGAGPLRTFWSIVLPMSRNSIVTVSLFAFLWSWSDFVFASTLVNGGAHEPITLGIYHYIGNNNQEWNAIMATAVMASLPTAVILVLAQRYVAAGVTTGAVKD; encoded by the coding sequence ATGAACCGAAACGCCGGCCGCACCTGGTGGAAGACAGCCGTCGGCGTGCTGCTGACCGCGCTCATGCTCTTCCCGGTCTACTGGATGTTCAACGTGTCTCTCACCCGCGACCAGGACATGCGAAAGAGTCCGCCGGACCTGTTCCCCACCCACGTCACCCTGGACGGCTACCGCAAGGTGCTCGACGAGCAACTGCCGTACCTCGGCACCAGCCTCGTCATCGGTCTCGGCACCGTTCTCCTGACCGTGGCCCTGGCCGCGCCCGCCGGATACGCGCTGGCCAAGCTGCGCCCGCGCGGCGGCGGTATCCTCAACTTCGTCCTGCTGGCCGCCCAGATGATCCCCGGCATCATCATGGCGATGGGCTTCTACGCCGTCTACCTCCAGCTCGGCCTGCTCCAGTCGGTCCCCGGCCTGATCGTCGCCGACTCCACGCTCGCCGTCCCTTTCGGCGTGCTGATCTTCACCGCCTTCATGTCCGGCATTCCCGGCGAACTCCTCCAGGCCGCGAAGACCGACGGAGCCGGACCGCTGCGCACCTTCTGGTCGATCGTCCTGCCCATGAGCCGCAACTCGATCGTCACGGTGTCCCTCTTCGCGTTCCTGTGGTCCTGGTCCGACTTCGTCTTCGCCAGCACGCTCGTCAACGGCGGCGCCCATGAGCCGATCACCCTCGGCATCTACCACTACATCGGCAACAACAACCAGGAGTGGAACGCCATCATGGCCACCGCTGTCATGGCCTCGTTGCCGACCGCAGTGATCCTCGTCCTCGCCCAGCGCTACGTCGCCGCGGGCGTGACCACCGGCGCGGTCAAGGACTGA
- a CDS encoding carbohydrate ABC transporter permease, with product MNHTTQLPDRRSEQFRKGAATAAPPPSPARTQRRPASPQWAAWAFLAPVTLYLVLFYAYPLYRNIDLSLRNYTVRSFVQGNAPFTGLDNYRKVFDDPTFGPALTHTVVFTVVCLVFQYAVGLALAVFFHQHFRLSAILRALFLVPWLLPLIVSASTWSWMLNSESGIINALSGAVGIDPVNWLTSPSWSLTSVIIANIWIGVPFNLVVLYSGLQTIPTSLYEAAALDGANAWQRFWRITFPLLRPVSAITLLLGLVYTLKVFDIIWIMTKGGPADSSTTFATWSYQLGFGNLLPAFGPGAAVGNLLVVAALVFGLMYVRVQRKQALS from the coding sequence ATGAACCACACGACTCAGTTGCCGGACCGCCGCTCCGAACAGTTCCGGAAAGGGGCGGCCACCGCCGCCCCGCCCCCGTCCCCCGCACGGACACAGCGCCGTCCGGCCTCCCCACAGTGGGCCGCCTGGGCCTTCCTCGCCCCGGTCACCCTCTACCTCGTCCTCTTCTACGCCTATCCGCTCTACCGCAACATCGACCTCAGCCTTCGCAACTACACCGTCCGCTCCTTCGTCCAGGGCAACGCGCCCTTCACCGGGCTGGACAACTACCGGAAGGTCTTCGACGACCCGACATTCGGGCCGGCGCTCACCCACACGGTGGTGTTCACCGTCGTATGCCTGGTCTTCCAGTACGCCGTCGGCCTGGCCCTCGCGGTCTTCTTCCACCAGCACTTCCGGCTGTCCGCCATCTTGAGGGCCCTGTTCCTGGTGCCCTGGCTGCTGCCACTGATCGTGTCGGCGTCCACCTGGTCCTGGATGCTCAACAGCGAATCAGGCATCATCAACGCTCTCTCGGGTGCTGTCGGCATCGACCCGGTGAACTGGCTGACGTCCCCCTCGTGGTCCCTGACCTCGGTGATCATCGCCAACATCTGGATCGGCGTCCCGTTCAATCTGGTCGTGCTGTACAGCGGCCTGCAGACCATTCCCACAAGCCTGTACGAGGCCGCTGCCCTGGATGGAGCGAACGCCTGGCAGCGCTTCTGGCGGATCACCTTCCCCCTGTTGCGCCCGGTGTCGGCGATCACCCTGCTCCTCGGACTGGTCTACACGCTCAAGGTCTTCGACATCATCTGGATCATGACCAAGGGCGGTCCGGCCGACTCGTCCACGACCTTTGCCACCTGGTCCTATCAACTCGGCTTCGGCAACCTCCTGCCCGCCTTCGGCCCTGGTGCGGCCGTCGGCAACCTCCTCGTCGTCGCCGCCCTGGTCTTCGGCCTGATGTACGTTCGCGTCCAGCGGAAGCAGGCACTGTCATGA
- a CDS encoding sugar ABC transporter substrate-binding protein, which produces MNSFPRQRRLTATALIALAVATSGTACGSGSGDSEAGGTDGGTYNIWDPYPQFDKGSAWAKLLDACATEAGAKIKRTAFDTSDLSNKALLAAQQDNSADVLIVDNPVVSTLAEAGVLTTTAENKLDTSKVDANLLAAGQSGGKTYGTPIGANTLALYYNKAVLKEAGVDIASVKDWPSLTAALEKVKKAGKKGITFSAIGTEEGSFQFLPWFWGSGAELTALDSAKAVSALSLWKDWLKEGHAPNSVINNTQTTSWQEFASGDYAFAENGTWQLANAEKAGFEYGVVPVPGISGGNAAAPTGGEFLTLPVQSRTGRYATSQKLATCLTSTQNLYDTDTTLSYVAPTGEVQAKQVEANADLKPWVDAVKAAKGRTSDDLGTKYPKISEQLWKAVQSALSGAASPKDALSKAQSAAQ; this is translated from the coding sequence ATGAACAGCTTCCCCAGACAGCGTCGTCTGACCGCCACAGCCCTGATCGCCCTGGCCGTCGCCACCAGTGGCACCGCCTGCGGCTCCGGCTCGGGCGACAGCGAGGCGGGCGGCACCGACGGCGGCACGTACAACATCTGGGACCCCTACCCGCAGTTCGACAAGGGCTCGGCCTGGGCGAAGCTGCTGGACGCCTGTGCCACCGAAGCCGGGGCGAAGATCAAACGGACCGCCTTCGACACCAGCGACCTGTCCAACAAGGCGTTGCTGGCGGCGCAGCAGGACAACTCCGCCGACGTGCTCATAGTCGACAACCCGGTCGTGTCGACCCTGGCCGAGGCAGGCGTCCTCACCACAACCGCCGAGAACAAGCTGGACACGTCCAAGGTGGATGCCAACCTGCTCGCGGCCGGCCAGTCGGGTGGGAAGACCTACGGCACCCCGATCGGCGCGAACACCCTCGCCCTCTACTACAACAAGGCGGTCCTGAAGGAAGCCGGCGTGGACATCGCCTCGGTCAAGGACTGGCCTTCACTGACGGCGGCGCTGGAGAAGGTGAAGAAGGCGGGCAAGAAGGGCATCACCTTCTCCGCGATCGGCACCGAAGAGGGCAGCTTCCAGTTCCTGCCGTGGTTCTGGGGCTCCGGCGCCGAGCTGACCGCACTCGACTCCGCCAAGGCCGTCTCCGCGCTGTCGCTGTGGAAGGACTGGCTCAAGGAGGGCCACGCGCCGAACTCCGTCATCAACAACACCCAGACCACCAGCTGGCAGGAGTTCGCCAGTGGCGACTACGCCTTCGCGGAGAACGGCACGTGGCAACTCGCCAATGCCGAGAAGGCGGGGTTTGAGTACGGAGTCGTACCCGTCCCCGGCATCTCCGGCGGCAATGCCGCCGCTCCGACCGGCGGGGAGTTCCTCACCCTCCCCGTCCAGAGCCGAACCGGCCGCTACGCAACGTCCCAGAAGCTGGCCACCTGCCTGACCAGCACCCAGAACCTGTACGACACCGACACCACCCTGTCCTACGTGGCACCGACCGGCGAGGTACAGGCCAAGCAGGTCGAGGCGAACGCGGATCTGAAACCTTGGGTCGACGCGGTCAAGGCGGCCAAGGGACGCACCAGCGACGACCTGGGCACCAAGTACCCCAAGATCTCGGAGCAGTTGTGGAAAGCAGTGCAGTCCGCTCTCAGCGGTGCCGCGTCACCCAAGGACGCGCTGTCCAAGGCCCAGTCCGCCGCCCAGTAG
- a CDS encoding LacI family DNA-binding transcriptional regulator has product MNIGEIARRAGVSRSTVSYALSGKRPVSEDTRRRIQQVVDELGYQPSASARALANGRTSTIGLVFPPAGNHYTGMQLDFIGSVVEAAAAYDYDVLLSPSGVDSDRSFQRLLGERRVDGAILMEIRLQDDRVDHLVGLDFPAVAIGRTARPEGGWWVGLDHTVLVERCVHHLADLGHRRVAFVNRPEQLLRAGYESAQRGLDGFTKAAAERGLTVRTYCCGDDAASGQACLERILHDDPATTALVALNEAALGGIYRALARAGRHVPRDFSVTGVVASRWAETVTPQLTAADVPAAEMGRLAVELLVERLDRPDAPPRHHLLTPPISLRASTGPAGAAPTADTVLDTTP; this is encoded by the coding sequence GTGAACATCGGTGAGATCGCCCGGCGGGCCGGTGTCTCGCGCAGCACCGTGTCCTACGCGCTGAGCGGCAAACGCCCGGTGTCCGAGGACACGCGTCGCAGGATCCAGCAGGTCGTCGACGAGCTGGGCTACCAGCCCAGTGCCAGTGCCCGTGCCCTGGCCAACGGGCGGACCAGCACGATCGGCCTGGTCTTCCCGCCGGCCGGGAACCACTACACAGGCATGCAGCTGGACTTCATCGGCAGCGTGGTGGAGGCAGCCGCGGCCTACGACTACGACGTACTGCTGTCACCGAGCGGCGTGGACAGCGACCGTTCCTTCCAGCGGCTGCTGGGAGAGCGGCGGGTCGACGGCGCGATCCTGATGGAGATCAGGCTCCAGGACGACCGGGTCGATCATCTGGTCGGGCTGGACTTCCCGGCCGTCGCGATCGGCCGCACCGCGCGTCCCGAGGGCGGTTGGTGGGTCGGCCTGGACCACACCGTGCTGGTGGAGCGCTGCGTCCACCACCTGGCGGATCTCGGCCACCGCCGGGTCGCCTTCGTCAACCGTCCCGAGCAGCTGCTGCGGGCGGGCTACGAGTCCGCGCAGCGCGGCCTGGACGGTTTCACGAAGGCCGCGGCCGAGCGCGGGCTGACGGTCCGGACGTACTGCTGTGGCGACGACGCCGCCTCGGGTCAGGCCTGCCTGGAGCGGATCCTGCACGACGACCCGGCCACCACGGCCCTGGTCGCGCTGAACGAGGCCGCGCTGGGCGGTATCTACCGGGCACTCGCCCGGGCGGGCCGCCATGTGCCGCGCGACTTCTCTGTCACCGGAGTCGTGGCAAGCCGCTGGGCGGAGACGGTGACCCCGCAGCTCACGGCGGCGGACGTACCGGCGGCCGAGATGGGGCGTCTCGCCGTCGAACTGCTGGTGGAACGGCTGGACCGACCCGACGCACCGCCCCGGCACCATCTGCTCACGCCACCCATCTCGCTCCGGGCCAGCACCGGTCCCGCTGGAGCCGCACCCACCGCGGACACCGTTCTCGATACGACGCCCTGA